The genomic region TGTGTATGGTATGTAGCCTTTGAACAAAGTCCATGGCAAACATCTGGCCTTTGAAGAGCACAATCTGATGGATGAGTTCACCAACCTGAGGGTGCTCTGTCCAAGAATTTGTTCCAACCTGCCACTGGAGCATGGAGATTCTCGAGAAAAGGATGAGACGTGAATTGGGCGAATCTAGTGGAGCCGTAAGGATGCCAAGGTAGATCAAAGTGTTGCTCTCAGATTGGAATTTTGGTGGCTTCACCTTTGTGCCAGTGTACACATCGACGAGATGGCAGTGTCTCCTATCAGAGAAGATAAGATAACCATATGAGCAGCCCAGATAGCGCATGGGATGTGGAGTAATTCCAGGCGCTGAACAACGATGGGATAAACTTTTCTTAGCAGGATCAACAAGCTGCGATTTCCGATCTGAGTTGTAACTCTCCTGGCTTACATCTGGTTTGAGGTGGAGAGGTGGGAAGCTGAAGGTATATACAGATGGGAAGGAAGAGGCTGCGGCGTGCCATGAGTGACAGGTGCCACGGAAAGCAAGGAAGTCATGAAATGAGCTAATGAGCGAAATGATTTGGTGGAGCAGGCTGTCTAGAAGGCTTTCCCAGGCATGAGATCCCGATGAGGATGAGGAAATAGATCCAGAGGCATCACAGATTTTCTTAGAGGGCCTTGCTGCAACAGCAACTTCCCTGTCATGGAGAAAATTCAAGGGTCAGAAGAAAGAACTCAAATATAACAGAGATATAGCTAGTAATTTATTAGAAATGTGGTATATATGTGACAGAGGAGGTTGAATTGGATTTCCGGTATATATGCTCTTACTATACACACTAAGGCAAAAAAGCACGACTGTTTAACTGAACAAAGTTTATTCCCATTGTGAGATGTATATATCAATAATTCAATATGAACACCAATGGTTCCTTCGTTGAGGCTACGGGGCAGGGACGTGCTGGTGCTTTAGCAAGGGACCACAATGGCGTGGTCTTGCTTTCTACCTGGAGAAAGAGAAGCCTGTGTTCTGAGGCAGAGGAGGTTGAAGCTGTTCGATGTGGTGATTGGTTTGTCTCCGTCAGTTATCTGAAATTTACAGGGCGGCTGGTTGTGGGTGAAACG from Triticum aestivum cultivar Chinese Spring chromosome 4A, IWGSC CS RefSeq v2.1, whole genome shotgun sequence harbors:
- the LOC123088389 gene encoding uncharacterized protein; the encoded protein is MTGNRRHRRRRRARPQQAAEPSPPPAPASLSSREVAVAARPSKKICDASGSISSSSSGSHAWESLLDSLLHQIISLISSFHDFLAFRGTCHSWHAAASSFPSVYTFSFPPLHLKPDVSQESYNSDRKSQLVDPAKKSLSHRCSAPGITPHPMRYLGCSYGYLIFSDRRHCHLVDVYTGTKVKPPKFQSESNTLIYLGILTAPLDSPNSRLILFSRISMLQWQVGTNSWTEHPQVGELIHQIVLFKGQMFAMDFVQRLHTIHISPELSMQEVAVMWEQSMLVGLHSKPWLVVCGDMLLLVDLSVSMDQLFGFPGTFQVFRLDFSVEPAKWVKMDKLDNWALFLTNDRRNPTFSCMNPERWGGKSNYIYVPTKSEDFDEPWTAIEVGQPVPSSTHRMSFSSAATAHCSPLNSLWVLPSLVYGVDQ